One stretch of Lacrimispora sphenoides DNA includes these proteins:
- a CDS encoding rhodanese-like domain-containing protein has translation MFKTIPIWEIDHYIDYYSDIMIIDLRSQSSYRQSHIRGAVNLPYENMDRWVSSLPKDKLLIIYCSRGGQSMIVCRNLEQSGYDVVNIANGITYYKGKYMVHG, from the coding sequence ATGTTCAAGACCATACCGATTTGGGAAATCGATCACTATATCGATTACTATAGTGATATTATGATTATAGATCTTCGCAGTCAATCGTCCTACAGGCAGTCCCATATTCGGGGAGCGGTAAATCTGCCATATGAAAATATGGATCGTTGGGTAAGCAGCTTGCCAAAAGATAAACTTTTGATTATTTACTGTTCCAGGGGCGGACAAAGCATGATAGTCTGCAGGAATTTGGAGCAGTCTGGATATGATGTAGTCAATATAGCCAATGGAATCACTTATTACAAAGGAAAATATATGGTTCACGGATAG
- a CDS encoding C40 family peptidase encodes MINNAWKTLGLMAFCGAMVMAVPSDVRADEISGPGLSYGNYMVTVDADNVTISKDEAGKEALMTASKGSSFEVVQDMGGGYMKVKINDTYGYMPVEGNATVSSTDEETLAALEVKTQTQTQTEAVVNFRQSIVNYALQFVGGRYAYGGSDPRTGVDCSGFTRYVMQHAAGLTLNRSSGGQASQGRTVGADQMRPGDLIFYGSGSSINHVAMYIGNGQVVHSSTYRTGIKTSPWNYRAPVKIVNVLGD; translated from the coding sequence ATGATAAACAATGCATGGAAAACGTTAGGACTTATGGCTTTTTGCGGAGCAATGGTAATGGCAGTTCCTTCAGATGTAAGAGCAGATGAAATTTCCGGTCCAGGACTCAGTTATGGGAACTATATGGTGACCGTTGATGCAGATAATGTAACGATCAGCAAGGATGAAGCTGGTAAGGAAGCGCTTATGACCGCTTCCAAAGGATCTTCCTTTGAAGTTGTACAGGATATGGGCGGCGGATATATGAAGGTTAAGATCAATGATACATATGGCTATATGCCAGTAGAAGGCAATGCAACCGTATCTTCAACCGATGAAGAAACGCTGGCTGCATTGGAAGTTAAGACTCAGACTCAGACTCAGACAGAGGCCGTTGTTAATTTCAGACAAAGCATTGTTAATTACGCTCTTCAGTTTGTAGGCGGACGTTATGCCTATGGCGGCAGCGATCCACGCACCGGAGTAGACTGTTCCGGATTTACCAGATATGTGATGCAGCATGCAGCAGGCCTTACTTTAAATCGTTCCTCAGGTGGACAGGCTTCCCAGGGAAGAACAGTCGGTGCAGATCAGATGCGTCCGGGCGATTTGATTTTTTATGGAAGCGGATCATCCATAAACCACGTTGCCATGTATATTGGTAATGGACAAGTAGTACATTCATCAACTTATAGAACAGGTATTAAGACTTCACCGTGGAATTATCGGGCACCTGTAAAAATCGTCAACGTTCTTGGCGATTAA
- a CDS encoding C40 family peptidase: MKNKMWKAMGLLGILASLSWTPQVEAKAAEIAVETSTTLYAKMDMPVSVREAADKSGTALSQAGEGQTYEVVESPGDGWIKIKTPEGEGYIQSDAATLIEKTQEKVDKSVMQRQKIVDYALQFVGGRYVYGGVNPKTGVDCSGFTSYVLRNAAGVSLSHSSRSQAGEGRSVSYEDARAGDLVFYGKNGSINHVALYMGDGRVVHASTEKTGIIVTNVMYRKPVKFVRVLN; encoded by the coding sequence ATGAAGAATAAAATGTGGAAGGCGATGGGCCTTTTAGGGATTTTAGCAAGTTTAAGCTGGACTCCCCAGGTAGAGGCGAAAGCAGCGGAAATTGCTGTAGAAACCAGCACAACACTTTATGCGAAGATGGATATGCCTGTGTCTGTCAGAGAAGCTGCGGATAAGTCGGGAACGGCTCTTTCCCAGGCAGGGGAAGGCCAGACTTATGAAGTGGTTGAATCCCCAGGAGATGGCTGGATTAAAATAAAGACTCCGGAAGGAGAAGGTTACATACAAAGCGATGCTGCGACCCTGATTGAGAAGACTCAGGAAAAGGTGGACAAGTCTGTAATGCAGCGCCAGAAAATTGTAGATTATGCGCTTCAGTTTGTGGGCGGACGCTATGTCTACGGAGGAGTTAATCCCAAAACAGGAGTGGATTGTTCCGGATTTACCAGCTATGTGTTAAGGAATGCAGCTGGTGTAAGCTTAAGCCATAGCTCTAGGTCTCAGGCGGGAGAGGGCCGCAGTGTCAGCTACGAGGATGCTCGTGCAGGGGATCTGGTATTTTATGGAAAAAATGGATCGATTAACCATGTTGCCTTATACATGGGAGACGGCCGGGTAGTCCACGCTTCCACAGAAAAGACCGGAATTATCGTAACAAACGTCATGTATCGCAAACCTGTGAAATTTGTCAGGGTTTTAAACTAA
- a CDS encoding DUF1700 domain-containing protein yields MSRQEFLQRLREALSGEVPGSVIEENIRYYEEYIGTEVRNGSTEEAVIASIGDPRLIAKTILEASENAKSSGSGRTFYESYSGADRNVYEDPGNSGRRMHYIDLSKWYWKLLGVTVLVLFFFLIASIVTGIFSLLMPIMGPLLLVFLIVWFVRGTKR; encoded by the coding sequence ATGAGCAGACAGGAGTTTTTACAGCGCTTAAGGGAGGCTTTATCAGGTGAAGTTCCTGGAAGCGTGATTGAAGAAAATATCAGGTACTATGAAGAATATATCGGCACGGAAGTGAGAAATGGTTCTACGGAAGAGGCAGTGATAGCCTCCATCGGCGATCCAAGACTGATTGCCAAGACTATTTTAGAGGCCAGCGAGAATGCAAAGAGCAGCGGATCCGGAAGAACTTTTTACGAATCCTACTCTGGCGCGGACCGGAATGTGTATGAGGATCCAGGTAATTCTGGGCGCCGTATGCATTACATTGACTTGAGCAAATGGTACTGGAAGCTTTTGGGAGTTACGGTTCTTGTTTTATTTTTCTTTCTGATTGCCAGCATTGTTACAGGGATTTTCAGCCTTCTGATGCCTATTATGGGCCCATTGCTTTTGGTATTCCTCATTGTCTGGTTCGTAAGAGGAACGAAACGATAA
- a CDS encoding fructose-1,6-bisphosphatase has protein sequence MRSLAYLKLMAREYPTIKAASSEIINLTAIQGLPKGTEYFFSDLHGEYEAFVHLLKSASGVIREKITETFSHIIPEKEEVALANLIYYPERIMNQLELKGLADGDWQRVTIYRLVQICKVVSSKYTRSKVRKKMPPEFAYIIDELLHVDYNDDNKRVYYNEIIRSIIDIRVGDKFIIALCELIQNLTIDSLHIIGDIFDRGPRADIIMDELLQFHDVDIQWGNHDISWMGAATGNLACICNVLRIAISYNSFDVLEDGYGINLRPLSMFAARIYREDPCDRFVPQILDENIYDAVDPGLAAKMHKAIAIIQFKVEGQIIKRHPEYEMSDRILIEAIDFDRGVVTVEGKEYPMLDKFFPTVDPKEPLKLSKEEGELLHTLQLSFMHNELLHKHIRFLYSHGSMYKCYNSNLLYHGCIPMREDGSFEEIAVDHHAYSGKALMDYVDRKAQNAYFMPEGSAESEDARDFMWYLWCGAKSPVYGKGKMTTFEHYFIEDPSAHKEPMNPYYRLSMKEETCDKILEEFGLPKKGSHIINGHVPVKIKEGESPVKARGKLFLIDGGLSKAYQTKTGIAGYTLIYNSNHLALAEHKPFDPNKESTPKVSVVENMKNRVMVADTDKGAELAERIADLKELVAAYRDGVIKEKVE, from the coding sequence ATGAGAAGTTTGGCGTATTTAAAACTGATGGCAAGGGAGTATCCGACGATTAAGGCTGCTTCCAGCGAGATCATCAACCTTACTGCCATACAGGGCTTACCAAAGGGAACGGAATATTTTTTCAGTGACTTACATGGTGAATATGAGGCATTTGTCCATTTATTAAAAAGTGCCTCAGGCGTTATCCGTGAAAAAATCACGGAAACATTCAGCCACATCATACCAGAGAAAGAAGAAGTGGCGTTAGCCAACTTAATTTACTATCCGGAGCGGATCATGAATCAGCTGGAGCTTAAGGGCCTGGCAGACGGAGACTGGCAGAGAGTGACCATCTACCGGCTGGTACAGATTTGCAAAGTGGTTTCATCAAAGTACACCAGATCCAAGGTAAGGAAGAAAATGCCCCCGGAGTTTGCCTACATTATTGATGAGCTGCTTCATGTGGATTATAATGATGATAATAAACGTGTATACTATAATGAGATCATACGTTCCATCATTGACATCCGGGTGGGAGATAAGTTCATCATAGCCTTATGCGAGCTGATCCAGAATTTGACCATTGACAGCCTGCATATTATCGGAGATATTTTTGACCGCGGTCCAAGGGCGGATATTATTATGGATGAACTGCTGCAATTTCATGACGTTGATATCCAGTGGGGCAATCATGATATCTCCTGGATGGGAGCGGCCACCGGGAATCTGGCCTGTATCTGCAACGTACTGCGTATCGCCATCAGCTATAACAGCTTTGATGTGCTGGAGGACGGATACGGCATCAACCTGCGTCCCTTATCCATGTTTGCAGCCAGGATTTACAGAGAGGATCCCTGCGATCGGTTTGTACCCCAGATCCTTGATGAAAACATCTATGATGCGGTGGATCCGGGGCTGGCGGCAAAGATGCACAAGGCCATTGCAATCATTCAGTTTAAGGTAGAAGGCCAGATCATAAAACGCCATCCGGAATATGAGATGAGCGACCGGATCCTGATTGAGGCCATTGACTTTGACAGGGGTGTTGTGACCGTAGAGGGTAAGGAATATCCAATGCTTGATAAATTCTTCCCAACGGTAGACCCTAAGGAACCATTAAAGCTGAGCAAGGAGGAAGGAGAGCTTCTCCATACCCTTCAGCTTTCTTTCATGCATAACGAGCTTCTTCATAAGCATATTCGTTTTCTGTATTCTCATGGAAGCATGTACAAATGTTACAATTCAAACCTTCTCTACCATGGCTGTATTCCTATGAGGGAGGACGGCTCCTTTGAAGAGATCGCGGTGGATCACCATGCTTACTCAGGGAAGGCGTTAATGGATTACGTGGACCGGAAGGCTCAAAATGCATATTTTATGCCGGAGGGTTCTGCGGAGAGTGAGGATGCCAGGGATTTCATGTGGTATCTATGGTGCGGAGCCAAATCTCCGGTTTACGGCAAGGGGAAGATGACGACCTTTGAACATTATTTTATCGAAGATCCATCTGCTCACAAGGAGCCTATGAACCCTTATTACAGACTTAGCATGAAGGAAGAAACCTGTGATAAGATATTGGAAGAATTCGGCCTTCCTAAAAAAGGTTCCCACATCATCAACGGTCACGTTCCGGTGAAAATAAAGGAAGGGGAATCGCCGGTGAAGGCGAGAGGCAAGCTGTTCCTCATAGATGGAGGGCTGTCAAAGGCCTACCAGACTAAGACAGGAATCGCAGGCTATACGCTCATTTATAATTCCAACCATCTGGCTCTTGCGGAGCACAAGCCCTTTGATCCGAATAAGGAAAGCACGCCAAAAGTTTCAGTTGTTGAGAACATGAAGAACCGGGTCATGGTGGCGGATACGGATAAAGGCGCGGAGCTGGCCGAGCGGATTGCAGATTTAAAGGAACTGGTGGCGGCATACCGGGATGGCGTAATTAAGGAGAAGGTAGAGTAG
- a CDS encoding pyridoxamine 5'-phosphate oxidase family protein, producing the protein MMNEEVITRAGEIIERKTGGGNEGYCVLALIDKEGYPTASTISASKADGIDWITFCTGLGSNKSNRIKQCSLASVCFNGIDHNITLVGTIEILTDPDIKKEMWYKGLEENFDGPEDPNYCVLRFKTERYNLFVDWKEAKGTL; encoded by the coding sequence ATGATGAATGAAGAAGTTATTACCAGAGCCGGAGAAATTATTGAAAGAAAGACCGGTGGAGGAAACGAGGGATATTGCGTATTGGCGTTGATTGACAAAGAAGGTTATCCGACCGCCTCCACGATATCCGCATCAAAGGCAGATGGTATCGACTGGATCACATTCTGCACTGGACTTGGAAGCAATAAATCCAATCGCATTAAACAATGCAGCCTCGCCAGCGTTTGTTTTAACGGAATAGACCACAATATCACCCTGGTGGGTACAATAGAAATATTAACCGATCCGGATATAAAAAAAGAGATGTGGTACAAGGGGCTTGAAGAAAATTTTGACGGTCCGGAAGATCCAAATTACTGTGTTCTGCGTTTTAAAACAGAACGTTACAATCTATTTGTTGATTGGAAGGAAGCAAAAGGAACATTATAA
- a CDS encoding DUF2127 domain-containing protein, which translates to MKHITNGQKDLVHISFEIGLLLKGIHGLMEIVGGAFLIFLNPTRLNWLTRFLTRHELSEDPKDIVANFLISLSNGFSISTQHFAVFYLMSHGVIKCILILLLWRKKRWAYPLTIISFLLFMAYQIYRYTLTQSAFLIVLTIFDAVMIALTYLEYKRIKS; encoded by the coding sequence ATGAAACATATTACTAATGGGCAGAAAGATCTCGTTCATATCAGTTTTGAAATCGGGCTGCTTTTAAAGGGCATTCATGGCCTGATGGAAATTGTTGGTGGGGCATTCCTGATATTTTTAAACCCTACCCGGTTGAACTGGCTGACGCGTTTTTTGACCCGGCATGAATTATCGGAAGACCCTAAGGACATCGTGGCAAATTTCCTGATAAGTTTAAGCAACGGCTTTTCAATCAGTACCCAGCATTTTGCTGTATTTTACTTAATGTCTCACGGGGTTATAAAATGCATCCTGATTCTTTTACTTTGGCGCAAAAAGCGATGGGCATATCCGCTGACCATCATCTCTTTTCTTCTTTTTATGGCATATCAGATATACCGCTATACGCTGACTCAATCTGCATTTCTCATCGTGCTCACCATTTTTGACGCGGTTATGATTGCATTAACCTATTTGGAATACAAGAGAATCAAATCCTGA
- a CDS encoding SOS response-associated peptidase — translation MCGRYYIEIDDSELRSIVAEVERKTAVKTGEIFPTNLAPVLSPDGIMKAMRWGFPKYDGKGEIINARSETAAEKNMFRRPMMEGRCLVPASWYFEWERRGKQKEKYALMAPEKSPVWMAGLSKTNLQTGDSSFVILTRPAWSGISFIHDRMPVILPQKSHDEWLYGHNPVSTMNQAISEVQYKAI, via the coding sequence ATGTGCGGAAGATATTACATTGAAATAGATGACAGCGAATTACGTTCTATTGTTGCCGAAGTAGAGAGAAAAACTGCGGTAAAAACCGGAGAAATATTCCCGACTAACCTTGCACCTGTATTATCCCCGGATGGAATCATGAAAGCAATGCGCTGGGGATTTCCTAAATATGATGGCAAAGGTGAGATAATTAATGCCCGAAGCGAGACGGCAGCAGAGAAAAATATGTTTCGGCGTCCGATGATGGAGGGACGCTGCCTGGTTCCTGCTAGCTGGTATTTTGAATGGGAACGCCGGGGAAAGCAAAAGGAGAAGTATGCCCTGATGGCTCCGGAAAAAAGTCCGGTATGGATGGCGGGATTGTCAAAAACAAACTTACAAACAGGAGACTCCTCTTTCGTTATCCTGACTCGTCCGGCCTGGTCCGGCATTTCATTTATTCATGACAGAATGCCGGTAATTCTCCCCCAAAAAAGTCACGACGAATGGCTTTATGGACATAACCCAGTTAGTACAATGAATCAGGCAATCAGTGAAGTACAGTATAAGGCTATATAA
- a CDS encoding Y-family DNA polymerase, with product MNNVIFHIDVNSAFLSWEAAYRIHHLGGTLDLRDIPSAVGGDTTKRHGIILAKSVPAKKYHIKTGESVTEALRKCPDLVLVPPNYNLYQKSSSAFIHILKQYSPIVEQYSIDEAFMDMTGTEVLFGDPYQAANDIKERIHKELGFTVNIGISNNKVLAKMASDFKKPDKVHTLWLSEIKEIMWPLSVKELFFVGRATFQKLRNLGIKTIGELAQTDLSIIKSHFGKYGEVIWSFANGIDVSAVEPAPPPNKGYGNSTTTAFDLVDASTARLVLLSLAETVSARLREDNVKISVISVGIKDYNFIYYGHQRTLDTPTNITYEIYETACRIFDEMWNKIPIRHLGIHTSHVTTENSRQLNIFDKIDYEKMERMDKAVDEIRKRFGIDSIKRASFLNDKAVDHMSGGISREKRTVDYSKQHIL from the coding sequence ATGAATAATGTCATATTTCATATCGATGTAAACTCCGCCTTTCTAAGCTGGGAAGCAGCATATCGAATCCATCATTTGGGAGGAACTTTAGATTTGCGGGATATACCGTCTGCGGTTGGCGGAGATACTACAAAAAGGCATGGTATTATACTTGCAAAAAGCGTACCGGCAAAGAAGTATCATATAAAAACCGGGGAGTCCGTGACTGAGGCACTAAGAAAGTGCCCTGACCTGGTTTTAGTTCCCCCAAACTACAATCTCTACCAGAAATCTTCATCTGCATTTATTCATATCCTGAAACAATATTCTCCTATTGTGGAGCAGTATTCCATTGATGAGGCGTTTATGGATATGACTGGTACTGAAGTCTTGTTTGGAGATCCTTATCAGGCAGCAAATGATATAAAAGAGCGTATACACAAAGAACTTGGCTTTACCGTAAACATTGGTATTTCAAACAATAAAGTCCTGGCCAAGATGGCATCCGACTTTAAAAAGCCTGACAAAGTGCATACGCTGTGGCTAAGTGAAATAAAAGAAATAATGTGGCCATTATCTGTAAAAGAATTATTTTTCGTGGGCAGGGCTACCTTTCAGAAATTACGGAATCTGGGAATCAAGACCATAGGAGAATTGGCGCAGACTGATTTATCAATCATTAAAAGTCATTTCGGCAAGTATGGGGAGGTCATATGGTCTTTTGCAAACGGAATCGATGTTTCAGCAGTGGAACCTGCTCCCCCGCCTAATAAAGGTTATGGGAATAGTACAACCACTGCATTTGATTTAGTGGATGCAAGTACAGCCAGGTTAGTACTGTTATCATTGGCTGAGACCGTATCTGCCAGATTAAGAGAGGACAATGTGAAAATCAGCGTGATTTCCGTGGGAATAAAGGACTATAACTTTATATATTATGGTCATCAAAGAACCCTTGATACGCCAACAAATATCACTTATGAAATCTATGAAACTGCTTGCCGGATTTTTGATGAGATGTGGAATAAGATTCCTATCCGTCATTTAGGAATCCATACAAGCCATGTAACCACAGAGAACAGCCGTCAATTAAATATATTCGATAAAATAGATTATGAAAAAATGGAGCGGATGGATAAAGCAGTGGATGAAATCAGAAAGCGTTTTGGAATTGACTCAATTAAAAGAGCAAGCTTTTTAAATGATAAAGCAGTCGATCACATGAGCGGCGGAATCAGCCGGGAGAAACGGACCGTAGACTACAGCAAACAACATATATTGTAG
- a CDS encoding heparinase II/III family protein: MTIEQYFDRPDAFYFVPDPGNSACYCKEHWNADVEHILRIANEVCENTFLFDLNWDMERTYEPVVFSGEIDWSYMPSGDPEFVWQFNRHRFFICLGQAWQMTKDETYVTCFLRLVNDWIDRVPLDEKTVMGPWRLLETGLRGETWTKAIRYFKDSSLITEDFLDRFAESLRLHARRLVEKGGDERLQSNWCILENSGLFEIAMGLPQSDETKEWASIALERIYKSVKVQIYKDGSQWEQSPMYHNEVYHCLCCVIFLARANGIPLKPDLEDAVHRMALANVIWKKPNSHQFTHGDSDDTDLRDKITMGAWLFQDPVLKWSGYELMDYEGAWDFGSNACADYTSLPAREPDFISACLENSGNYYLRESWKRDSNLLHFTCGAMSTGHCHGDKMHVDLVVNGEDVLVDGGRATYMNVPLRFTLKDNPGHNTTTVDGESFTSFEDSWYTNKLSLPVNRTYRAGEIAEFVQGGHLGYMKKGIFVNRRIIWIKPDIYLIHDQFYAEGEHEYRQYFHFAPEGKVFTEVNSVTFQGKETRVFLNFLTKDALLESSRGVTSRHYNQWEENDVVTAVLKKKGFASMITVINGGNSSAAEPAKVKVVETYSHTLHKPLTESEAQAVKITVGNRSYVVILCNDEVLHTSDAVIAEECFATGNVCVFNVSDRKEGERLYAGEVLHV, translated from the coding sequence ATGACAATCGAACAATATTTTGACAGACCGGATGCTTTTTATTTTGTCCCTGACCCGGGGAATTCAGCCTGTTATTGTAAAGAACATTGGAATGCTGATGTGGAGCATATTTTACGGATAGCAAATGAGGTATGTGAAAATACATTTCTGTTTGATTTAAACTGGGATATGGAGCGTACCTATGAACCTGTGGTATTTTCCGGGGAAATTGACTGGAGCTATATGCCTTCCGGTGATCCGGAATTTGTCTGGCAGTTTAACAGACACAGGTTTTTCATTTGCCTGGGGCAGGCCTGGCAGATGACAAAAGATGAAACGTATGTAACATGCTTTCTGCGCCTGGTGAATGATTGGATAGACAGGGTTCCACTTGATGAAAAGACAGTGATGGGACCGTGGCGCCTGTTGGAAACAGGGCTTCGGGGAGAGACATGGACGAAAGCGATCCGCTATTTTAAAGACAGCAGCTTAATAACAGAGGACTTTTTAGACCGATTTGCAGAATCACTGAGGCTCCATGCCAGAAGACTGGTGGAAAAGGGCGGAGACGAAAGACTGCAGAGTAACTGGTGCATTCTGGAGAACAGCGGACTTTTTGAGATTGCGATGGGACTTCCTCAGAGCGATGAAACAAAGGAGTGGGCGTCCATTGCTCTAGAGAGGATCTATAAGTCCGTAAAGGTGCAGATTTACAAGGATGGCAGCCAGTGGGAGCAATCCCCTATGTATCACAATGAAGTATATCATTGCCTGTGCTGCGTGATTTTCCTTGCAAGAGCGAACGGGATACCACTTAAGCCGGATTTAGAGGATGCGGTTCATCGCATGGCACTGGCAAATGTTATCTGGAAAAAGCCAAACAGCCATCAATTTACTCATGGAGATTCTGATGACACCGATTTACGGGATAAAATCACCATGGGAGCCTGGCTGTTCCAGGATCCTGTCTTAAAATGGAGCGGTTATGAGCTTATGGATTATGAAGGAGCCTGGGACTTTGGAAGCAATGCCTGTGCTGACTATACCTCTCTTCCTGCAAGAGAACCGGATTTTATATCGGCATGTCTGGAGAACAGCGGGAACTATTATTTAAGGGAAAGCTGGAAACGGGATTCCAATCTTCTTCATTTTACCTGCGGTGCAATGAGTACCGGTCATTGCCATGGGGATAAAATGCATGTGGATTTAGTTGTGAATGGAGAAGATGTACTGGTTGATGGCGGCAGAGCAACCTATATGAACGTTCCTCTTCGTTTTACTTTGAAAGACAATCCAGGCCATAATACCACAACCGTAGATGGAGAATCCTTTACTTCATTTGAAGATTCCTGGTATACAAATAAGCTTTCTCTTCCTGTAAACAGAACATACAGAGCCGGAGAGATTGCAGAATTTGTCCAGGGTGGTCATCTGGGATATATGAAAAAGGGTATCTTTGTGAACCGGCGTATCATCTGGATCAAACCGGATATTTATCTGATTCATGATCAGTTTTATGCAGAAGGAGAACATGAATACCGGCAGTATTTTCATTTCGCGCCGGAAGGAAAGGTTTTCACAGAAGTAAATTCAGTGACTTTCCAGGGAAAAGAAACCAGAGTATTTCTGAACTTTTTGACAAAAGATGCCTTACTTGAAAGCAGCAGAGGTGTGACTTCAAGACATTATAATCAGTGGGAAGAAAATGATGTAGTTACTGCAGTTTTGAAAAAGAAGGGATTTGCCAGTATGATTACAGTCATAAATGGAGGGAATTCTTCTGCAGCAGAACCGGCCAAAGTGAAGGTTGTGGAGACATACAGCCATACACTTCATAAACCACTGACAGAGAGCGAAGCTCAGGCTGTGAAAATCACGGTCGGAAATCGAAGCTATGTTGTAATTCTCTGCAACGATGAAGTCCTCCATACTTCAGATGCTGTAATAGCAGAGGAATGTTTTGCTACAGGAAATGTCTGCGTTTTCAATGTCAGTGACAGGAAAGAAGGAGAAAGGCTTTATGCCGGGGAAGTGCTCCATGTATAA
- a CDS encoding glycoside hydrolase family 88 protein — protein sequence MQTREELLQHKEIDDGILKAAYDKAAELIKVATNQFTEQFPQEASVNNFYQQGTNYEWTPGFWTGEVWLAYEKTGDGALRNTAEIEVKDFYRRIKEKEGVNHHDMGFLYCPSCVAAYKLTGNTTGKEAAIMAADNLMTRFHEKGQFFQAWGKLGEENNYRMIIDCLLNMPLLFWAGEVTGEENYIKKAEAHIKTVMKNIIREDHSTYHTFFFDIETGEPKKGVTHQGYRDGSAWARGQAWGIYGSALAYKFLRNEEYADIFCKVTDYFLEHLPKDMVPYWDFDFSDGSDEPRDSSAAAIAACGMLEMSKYLPNEKAEYYTGMAKRLLHALVTECAVTDPAVSNGLLLHGTYAKSSPYNTCPNHGVDECVLWGDYFYMEALTRLSTDWEPYWY from the coding sequence ATGCAAACAAGAGAAGAACTATTACAGCACAAGGAAATTGATGATGGAATACTAAAAGCGGCCTATGATAAGGCGGCAGAACTGATCAAAGTAGCGACGAATCAGTTTACGGAACAATTTCCCCAGGAGGCCAGTGTGAATAATTTCTACCAGCAGGGGACCAACTACGAATGGACACCTGGGTTCTGGACTGGTGAGGTATGGCTGGCTTATGAGAAAACAGGAGATGGGGCATTAAGAAATACAGCTGAAATCGAAGTAAAGGATTTTTATAGAAGGATCAAAGAAAAGGAAGGGGTGAATCACCATGACATGGGATTTTTATACTGCCCCTCCTGTGTAGCTGCATACAAACTTACGGGTAATACGACTGGTAAGGAAGCTGCTATTATGGCAGCAGATAATCTGATGACGAGATTTCATGAAAAAGGCCAGTTTTTTCAGGCCTGGGGGAAACTGGGGGAAGAGAACAATTACCGTATGATTATCGATTGCCTTCTTAATATGCCTCTGCTTTTCTGGGCGGGTGAAGTGACTGGAGAGGAAAATTACATAAAAAAAGCAGAAGCACATATTAAAACTGTAATGAAAAATATTATTAGAGAAGATCATTCCACTTATCATACTTTTTTCTTTGATATTGAGACAGGAGAACCAAAGAAGGGCGTCACCCATCAGGGGTATCGGGATGGTTCTGCCTGGGCAAGAGGGCAGGCATGGGGAATCTACGGATCTGCACTTGCTTATAAATTTCTTAGAAATGAGGAATATGCTGATATTTTCTGCAAAGTAACGGATTATTTTCTGGAGCATTTGCCTAAAGACATGGTTCCTTACTGGGATTTTGATTTTAGTGACGGAAGCGATGAACCAAGGGATTCTTCTGCAGCCGCAATTGCAGCCTGCGGTATGCTTGAGATGAGCAAATATCTTCCAAATGAAAAAGCAGAATATTATACAGGTATGGCGAAAAGGCTTCTGCATGCACTGGTTACGGAGTGCGCGGTGACTGATCCTGCTGTATCAAATGGTCTTCTATTACATGGAACCTATGCAAAGAGTTCTCCATATAACACATGTCCAAACCACGGAGTTGATGAGTGTGTTCTTTGGGGCGACTACTTTTATATGGAGGCATTGACCCGGCTTTCTACAGACTGGGAGCCATATTGGTATTAA